A stretch of the Danio rerio strain Tuebingen ecotype United States chromosome 18, GRCz12tu, whole genome shotgun sequence genome encodes the following:
- the ubl7b gene encoding ubiquitin-like protein 7b translates to MASSAWHLSLKVSDKPKALFQFPDPEPGDVHPGGYQVSTLKQLISVQLSDSLPDPDLIDFVHCGCVLKDDLTLDSYGIKSGSTLHIIKKTWPEPEIQPEPVNRSAAAREFRMLQAAMLSNATYREAVFKMLANKESLDQIIVASPGLSSDPVALAVLQDKDLFVQFTDPNLLDTLIRSHPSLVNAIILILHSVTSSSGQSSSGSSRSTAASSYSQMPGGFLFDGMSDDEDDFQSASRGGSSWPLRASGSRPGTLAHSGAMGPRPITQSELTHALALASTPEAGGTAPAQDGSAAGAPVSSGLFSHALQQALQASGVSSLQQGRWQPQMQQLRDMGIQDEEVALRALTATNGDLQAALELIFAGGL, encoded by the exons ATGGCGAGTTCAGCTTGGCATCTCTCTCTGAAAGTCAGCGACAAACCCAAAGCACTGTTCCAGTTTCCAGATCCTGAACCTGGAGATGTTCATCCAGGAGGATATCAGGTGTCCACGCTCAAGCAGCTGATCTCAGTGCAGTTATCAGACTCTCTGCCCGACCCCGATCTCATCG attttgtgcacTGCGGCTGTGTGCTGAAGGATGATCTCACACTAGATTCGTACGGCATCAAGTCTGGATCAACTCTGCATATCATCAAGAAGACGTGGCCGGAGCCGGAGATCCAGCCTG AGCCCGTCAACAGATCTGCAGCCGCCAGAGAGTTCAGGATGCTTCAGGCCGCGATGCTCTCCAATGCAACATACAGAGAAGCG GTGTTTAAGATGCTGGCCAATAAAGAGTCGCTGGACCAGATCATCGTGGCATCTCCAGGCCTCAGCTCAGACCCGGTCGCATTAG CTGTGCTTCAGGATAAGGATCTGTTCGTTCAGTTCACAGACCCAAACCTGCTGGACAC GTTGATCAGGTCTCACCCGTCGCTGGTTAATGCCATTATATTAATCCTGCACTCAGTGACCAGCAGCTCCGGTCAGTCCAGCAGCGGCTCCTCACGCAGCACAGCGGCCAGTTCATACAGCCAGATGCCCG GAGGATTTCTGTTTGATGGCATGTCAGACGATGAAGACGATTTTCAGTCG GCCAGCCGTGGCGGCTCCTCGTGGCCCCTAAGAGCGTCTGGGTCCAGACCGGGGACTCTTGCTCACAGCGGAGCCATGGGGCCTCGACCAATCACACAAAGTGAACTCACACACGCTCTCGCTTTAGCCAGCACACCTGAAGCCGGCGGCACTGCTCCAGCACag GATGGGTCTGCGGCTGGAGCTCCGGTCAGCAGTGGTCTCTTCAGCCACGCACTGCAGCAGGCACTACAGGCCTCTGGCGTGAGCTCACTTCAg cagggCCGCTGGCAGCCGCAGATGCAGCAGTTGAGGGATATGGGCATCCAGGATGAAGAAGTGGCTCTGCGCGCTCTGACCGCCACTAATGGAGATCTGCAGGCCGCGCTGGAGCTCATCTTTGCAGGAGGACTCTAG
- the ubl7b gene encoding ubiquitin-like protein 7b isoform X3, protein MASSAWHLSLKVSDKPKALFQFPDPEPGDVHPGGYQVSTLKQLISVQLSDSLPDPDLIDFVHCGCVLKDDLTLDSYGIKSGSTLHIIKKTWPEPEIQPEPVNRSAAAREFRMLQAAMLSNATYREAVFKMLANKESLDQIIVASPGLSSDPVALAVLQDKDLFVQFTDPNLLDTLIRSHPSLVNAIILILHSVTSSSGQSSSGSSRSTAASSYSQMPGGFLFDGMSDDEDDFQSASRGGSSWPLRASGSRPGTLAHSGAMGPRPITQSELTHALALASTPEAGGTAPAQDGSAAGAPVSSGLFSHALQQALQASGVSSLQGRWQPQMQQLRDMGIQDEEVALRALTATNGDLQAALELIFAGGL, encoded by the exons ATGGCGAGTTCAGCTTGGCATCTCTCTCTGAAAGTCAGCGACAAACCCAAAGCACTGTTCCAGTTTCCAGATCCTGAACCTGGAGATGTTCATCCAGGAGGATATCAGGTGTCCACGCTCAAGCAGCTGATCTCAGTGCAGTTATCAGACTCTCTGCCCGACCCCGATCTCATCG attttgtgcacTGCGGCTGTGTGCTGAAGGATGATCTCACACTAGATTCGTACGGCATCAAGTCTGGATCAACTCTGCATATCATCAAGAAGACGTGGCCGGAGCCGGAGATCCAGCCTG AGCCCGTCAACAGATCTGCAGCCGCCAGAGAGTTCAGGATGCTTCAGGCCGCGATGCTCTCCAATGCAACATACAGAGAAGCG GTGTTTAAGATGCTGGCCAATAAAGAGTCGCTGGACCAGATCATCGTGGCATCTCCAGGCCTCAGCTCAGACCCGGTCGCATTAG CTGTGCTTCAGGATAAGGATCTGTTCGTTCAGTTCACAGACCCAAACCTGCTGGACAC GTTGATCAGGTCTCACCCGTCGCTGGTTAATGCCATTATATTAATCCTGCACTCAGTGACCAGCAGCTCCGGTCAGTCCAGCAGCGGCTCCTCACGCAGCACAGCGGCCAGTTCATACAGCCAGATGCCCG GAGGATTTCTGTTTGATGGCATGTCAGACGATGAAGACGATTTTCAGTCG GCCAGCCGTGGCGGCTCCTCGTGGCCCCTAAGAGCGTCTGGGTCCAGACCGGGGACTCTTGCTCACAGCGGAGCCATGGGGCCTCGACCAATCACACAAAGTGAACTCACACACGCTCTCGCTTTAGCCAGCACACCTGAAGCCGGCGGCACTGCTCCAGCACag GATGGGTCTGCGGCTGGAGCTCCGGTCAGCAGTGGTCTCTTCAGCCACGCACTGCAGCAGGCACTACAGGCCTCTGGCGTGAGCTCACTTCAg ggCCGCTGGCAGCCGCAGATGCAGCAGTTGAGGGATATGGGCATCCAGGATGAAGAAGTGGCTCTGCGCGCTCTGACCGCCACTAATGGAGATCTGCAGGCCGCGCTGGAGCTCATCTTTGCAGGAGGACTCTAG
- the ubl7b gene encoding ubiquitin-like protein 7b isoform X1 — MASSAWHLSLKVSDKPKALFQFPDPEPGDVHPGGYQVSTLKQLISVQLSDSLPDPDLIDFVHCGCVLKDDLTLDSYGIKSGSTLHIIKKTWPEPEIQPEPVNRSAAAREFRMLQAAMLSNATYREAVFKMLANKESLDQIIVASPGLSSDPVALAVLQDKDLFVQFTDPNLLDTLIRSHPSLVNAIILILHSVTSSSGQSSSGSSRSTAASSYSQMPGGFLFDGMSDDEDDFQSASRGGSSWPLRASGSRPGTLAHSGAMGPRPITQSELTHALALASTPEAGGTAPAQDGSAAGAPVSSGLFSHALQQALQASGVSSLQQGALLCVLKPQFTQRQMIQVNRAFKKCMYVSVCVCAAGPLAAADAAVEGYGHPG, encoded by the exons ATGGCGAGTTCAGCTTGGCATCTCTCTCTGAAAGTCAGCGACAAACCCAAAGCACTGTTCCAGTTTCCAGATCCTGAACCTGGAGATGTTCATCCAGGAGGATATCAGGTGTCCACGCTCAAGCAGCTGATCTCAGTGCAGTTATCAGACTCTCTGCCCGACCCCGATCTCATCG attttgtgcacTGCGGCTGTGTGCTGAAGGATGATCTCACACTAGATTCGTACGGCATCAAGTCTGGATCAACTCTGCATATCATCAAGAAGACGTGGCCGGAGCCGGAGATCCAGCCTG AGCCCGTCAACAGATCTGCAGCCGCCAGAGAGTTCAGGATGCTTCAGGCCGCGATGCTCTCCAATGCAACATACAGAGAAGCG GTGTTTAAGATGCTGGCCAATAAAGAGTCGCTGGACCAGATCATCGTGGCATCTCCAGGCCTCAGCTCAGACCCGGTCGCATTAG CTGTGCTTCAGGATAAGGATCTGTTCGTTCAGTTCACAGACCCAAACCTGCTGGACAC GTTGATCAGGTCTCACCCGTCGCTGGTTAATGCCATTATATTAATCCTGCACTCAGTGACCAGCAGCTCCGGTCAGTCCAGCAGCGGCTCCTCACGCAGCACAGCGGCCAGTTCATACAGCCAGATGCCCG GAGGATTTCTGTTTGATGGCATGTCAGACGATGAAGACGATTTTCAGTCG GCCAGCCGTGGCGGCTCCTCGTGGCCCCTAAGAGCGTCTGGGTCCAGACCGGGGACTCTTGCTCACAGCGGAGCCATGGGGCCTCGACCAATCACACAAAGTGAACTCACACACGCTCTCGCTTTAGCCAGCACACCTGAAGCCGGCGGCACTGCTCCAGCACag GATGGGTCTGCGGCTGGAGCTCCGGTCAGCAGTGGTCTCTTCAGCCACGCACTGCAGCAGGCACTACAGGCCTCTGGCGTGAGCTCACTTCAg CAGGGGGCACTGTTATGCGTCTTAAAGCCACAGTTCACCCAAAGACAAATGATTCAGGTGAACCGTGCCTTTAAGAAATGCATGtatgtgtccgtgtgtgtgtgtgcagcagggCCGCTGGCAGCCGCAGATGCAGCAGTTGAGGGATATGGGCATCCAGGATGA